Proteins from a genomic interval of Deltaproteobacteria bacterium:
- a CDS encoding ADP-ribosylglycohydrolase family protein — translation MNNGTDNALAAEVLSRAQGCLLGQLGGDALGSLVEFRDPEEIREEYPNGVRELADGGTWSTIAGQPTDDSEMALSLAHTIVEQGRYDPEKTRKAYRSWLDSDPFDCGGTVLSGLLGRHNPDSQANGALMRISPLGIFGTHHDPAQVAEWARQDAALTHVHPVCLQANALFAMAIAHAIRTGCDRRSLYAQVAQWSEETDLDETLADAVTGASVAPPNQYLRPVAGWVLVAFQNALWQLLHAVSLEEALVGTVMRGGDTDTNAAICGALFGAVEGRDAIPAQWSECLRNCRPAKGRPGVNQPRPKRFWPVDAHKLAERLLWAGR, via the coding sequence ATGAACAACGGCACAGATAACGCGTTGGCCGCCGAAGTCCTCTCCCGGGCTCAGGGTTGCCTGCTTGGTCAGCTTGGCGGCGATGCTCTCGGAAGCCTGGTGGAATTCCGGGACCCGGAAGAAATTCGGGAAGAGTACCCCAACGGGGTTCGTGAACTCGCGGACGGCGGCACGTGGAGCACTATCGCCGGACAACCGACGGACGATTCGGAAATGGCGCTGTCACTGGCGCACACCATCGTCGAGCAAGGACGATACGATCCCGAGAAAACCAGGAAGGCGTACCGTTCCTGGTTGGATTCGGACCCCTTCGATTGCGGCGGCACGGTCCTCAGCGGACTGCTGGGGCGCCACAATCCAGATAGTCAGGCCAACGGCGCGTTGATGCGGATCAGTCCGCTGGGGATCTTCGGAACCCACCACGACCCCGCGCAAGTGGCCGAATGGGCGCGGCAGGACGCAGCCCTCACCCATGTCCACCCCGTCTGCCTCCAGGCGAACGCCCTATTCGCCATGGCCATCGCCCACGCCATCCGAACGGGATGTGATCGTCGAAGCCTGTACGCGCAGGTCGCGCAATGGTCCGAGGAAACGGATCTGGATGAAACCCTAGCGGATGCTGTGACCGGCGCCTCGGTCGCCCCTCCAAACCAATATCTGAGACCCGTCGCGGGATGGGTCCTCGTCGCCTTCCAGAATGCGCTGTGGCAGTTGCTCCATGCCGTCAGTCTGGAGGAAGCCTTGGTGGGCACCGTCATGCGTGGCGGCGACACGGACACCAACGCCGCCATCTGCGGCGCACTCTTCGGTGCGGTGGAAGGCCGCGATGCGATCCCCGCGCAATGGAGTGAGTGTCTGCGAAACTGCCGTCCGGCCAAGGGACGACCCGGTGTGAACCAGCCGCGGCCGAAGCGCTTCTGGCCGGTAGACGCGCATAAGCTGGCAGAGCGTTTGCTGTGGGCCGGACGATGA